From Nocardia sp. NBC_00416:
TGCTCATCATTCCGGTGAAGAACCTGGCCTTCGGCGGTATGAGCGAACGCTACCTGCCGCCCGACAACGCGACCCGGATCGCGCAGGAGGAGTTCGACCAGACCTTCCCGCTGCGCCAATCCGATCCGATCCAGCTGATCTTCATCGGCGAGAACACCAGGTCGATCGCCAAGGTGATGAAGGAGGCCGACAAGGCTCCCGGCTTGGCGGACTCCTCCGGTTTCTCGGTTCCCTCCCAATCCCCCGAGCGCAAGGATCTGTTCCGCAGCAGCGCGACCCTCCTCGATTCCGAGAACTACGAGCCGACCGTCGACTATCTCCGCTCGATCGAGGTCCCCGACGATGTGACGATGCTGGTCGGCGGTCAGCCGACGCTGCAGATGGACAGTATCGACGCGCTCCTGGACCGGATCCCGTTGATGATCGCGCTGGTGGTCCTGGTGACCACGGTGCTGATGTTCCTGACCTTCGGGTCGCTGGTGCTGCCCATCAAGGCGGCGCTGATGAGCGCGCTCGGGCTGGGCTCCACTCTCGGCATCCTGACCTGGATATTCGTCGACGGGCACGGCGCGGGGCTGTTGAACTTCACCCCGCAGCCGATCATGTCCCCGGTCCTGGTGCTGATCATCGCGATCATCTACGGCCTGTCCACCGACTACGAGGTCTTCCTGCTCTCGCGCATGGTGGAAGCCCGGGCGATGGGCGCCTCCACCACCGAAGCGGTCCGCATCGGCACCGCGCACACCGGCCGCATCATCACCGCCGCCGCGCTGATCCTGCTGGTGGTGACCGGCGCGTTCGCGTTCTCCGATCTGGTGATGATGCAGTACATCGCCTACGGCATGATCGCCGCGCTGATCATCGACGCCACGATCCTGCGGATGCTGCTCGTCCCGGCGACCATGAAATTGCTCGGCGACGACTGCTGGTGGGCCCCGGCCTGGATGAAACGCATCCAGCAGAAGATCGGCCTGGGCGAACCCATCCTGGACGATGAGCGTCCCGGCGGCGGCGATGTGGTCGACCTGGTCAAGACCACCCCCGTCACCGATCCGGTGACCATGCAGATGCCCGCGGTCGGGAACGAGAAGCAACGCCGGACACCGGTGCTCAAACGCACTCGCGAGGAGATCGAGGCCGCCGCGCCGACCGCGCATATGCAGGCGGTGCCCAAGGCTTCGCGCAAGGGCGGACGCAAACAAGCACCCGCCGGCCCGACCGCACCCAAGAAACCGATGCCGAGCGCGCCGGATCCGACCCGACCGCGGGCCGCTCAGGCGGGCGACGGTCCCGGCGCCGGTGAATCCGGACCCGGTACGACCGACGAACCCGGCACCGCGAGCCGGGGCGCCCAGCCGCCCACCGAGGGGCCCAGCGCACCCGCCCACGGACCGCAATCTCCTCCGGGACGCGTCCCCGGCGGACCGGAGCAGAGTGCGAATCTCCCGGCCGGATCCGGGCCGGGACGGCCGCCGGCCCGCCCCGAGCCCGGCCGCGCCCCCGGCGCCGCGCCGTCCGATCCCGACCGCGGCGCGCCGGGACGCGGTCCCGGCGGACCCCGCAACGATTTCCGGCCGCCCCCCGGCCGTGTCCCGGGCAGCGAATCCGGTCCGGGCCGGCCCCCGGCGACCCCGCCCGGCCCGGAGCGACCCGCTCCCCCGGCCGGTGCTCAGCGCACCCCGGCCGGACCGGGCGCCCCGGGCCGTCCGCCCACCGGACCGCCCCCGGGCCGGGCCGGTTTCGCCTCCCCGAATCGGCGCGGGCTCTTCGCATCCGAACCGACCGAGGACGCCGACGGCCAGAACGCGACCGGTCGTACGGTCTACCCGACCCCGGCCGACGCGCCCCCCGTCCCCCCCACCCCGCAGCAGGCGCGGACCACGGGCGCCCCGCCGCAGCCGCGGCCGGAGAGTTCGCTGCGGATCCCCGGCGCGCCCGGTCGCACCGGAGGCCCGACCAGGCCTCCCGCTCCGCCGCGCCCGCCCGCGCCCGAGAGTCGCCCGCCCGCCCGGCCCGGCCCCGGTCAGCAACCGTCCGGTACCCGGCCCGCGCCCGATCAGGGGCCCGCACGGCCGCCGGTCCCGCCCCGCCGACCCGCACCGATTCCGCCGGGCTCGCCGCGGTCACCGCAGGACCAGGGTTCGCAGCCACGTCCCATGCCGCGGATCTCCAACCCCGGCAGCGGAACTCCGGGCGCTCCGGCGTCGGGCCTGCCCGAACTCCCCCGGCGGGTGCCCGGCGCACAACCACCGGAGATGCCGGGGCAGTACCGCGCACCGGAACCGCCGACCCGGCCTGCCGAGCGACCCGTCCCCCGCGGGCCGCGACCCGACAGCCTCGCTCAGCAGTCCGCCGAAGAGCCCGGTCCACAGCAGAGTCCGGACCCGCGCGAACGCAACAGCATCGAATCCTGGATGGCCGGCTTGCGTTCCGCGCGCCGCCAGCAGGCCGGACAGCCCGGACAGCCCGTCGACGACGCCGGACGGCATCAGCACGGTGAAGGTCGTTCGGTCAGCGTGAACGAGCTGCTGCGCCGCCGCGAACAGGACTAGCTCCGGCCGAGGCGCGGATCAGTTCCCGAGCAGCCGCCGCCAGTGGGCCATGAAGGGCTGTTTCGCGGTGACCGATCCGAACCGGACCCGGCCGTGCACCAGCAGGTGCAGCGGGCCGATCGGCGGGCCGCTGCGCACCCTGTTGTTCACACTGGAACCGACCAGTTCCAGCCCGTCCAGATCGACGGTGGCCTCCTGCGGCACCACCAGGGTGAGCGAACTGGCGTAGTCGTCGACCTGGACCTCCACCACCTGGGTGGTCATGATCGCCTGGGTGAAATCCAGCGTCACGCCGGACAGCCAGCTGTTGACCCGCAGTACCGGCGCCACCTGCCAGTTGCCCCGGCGGTTCACTCCCGACATCCGCGGCCGGATAACCCCGCCCTGGACCATTCCCGACAGCGCCGAGCCCGCGGAATCACCTGGTCGCGGCAGTGGAACGGGCCGCCCGTGCGCGGACTGCCGGGTCGCGGGTTCACCGATCAGCCGCACACCCGGGAGGTCGACGAGCACCGAGTTCAGTTCGCCGCGGGTCTTCGCGGCCAGCGCGGTGTCCATCCGCTCGGTGAATTCCCCCAGCGAGAGCATCCCCAGCCCGACCGCGCGCTGCAGCAGTTCCCCGACGTGCTCCCGTTCGGCATCGGAAACACGCAGGTCCCGGTTGCCCACCTGGCTACCGGGACCCGCACCGTCGAATACCGGATCGGGGCGGTTCATAGGTCCGAGATTACCCAGCACCGGCCGAATCCCGCATCAGGGCATTCCCGGATACGGGGGTGACCAGCGCCTCCTTCAGTCGCGCTGACCTCCGATTTCCTTCCCGGCGAGGGTCTCGCCCGGCTCGTCCGCTGGATCGGTTCGGCGCGGTTCGGGGCCGGGGTCGGCGGTCCGCGCGATCGGCAGCCGTCGCTGTGCTTCGGCGAGCAGTGCGCCGAGATCGAAACGCCCCGCGATGTCCGGCCCGCCCGCGAGTTGGTCACCGTCCTCGGGTGTATCGGGTTCGGCGACATAGATGCCTTTACGGTCCGGTGTCGGCTCGCCGAGCATTTCCTCGGGGTCCTCGGCGAGCAGCGAACGGATCGCCGTGTTGAGCACCGCGACCAGCGGCACCGCCAGCAGACCGCCCGCGATCCCGCCCAGAACCACCCCCGCGGCGATCGCCAGCACCACCGCCAGCGGATGGATCCGCACGGCACGCCCGAGCAGCAACGGCTGCAGCACATGCCCCTCCAGCTGCATCACCGCGACGATGAT
This genomic window contains:
- a CDS encoding MMPL family transporter, which encodes MFTRWGDLVYRLRFAVIGVVVAGMLGLGAYGLGLADHLSSSGLFDPNSESVAAAELSDEAWGRDHNADVLVLYTAPEGQTVDSDPAFRDKIVDSLNRLPREHPDQIAKINGAYWKTETGESQPSVFGSPDKTKTFASIAIVGSNDTEMVRNYRAVKDVFFIDGIDVQVAGLQPVAGTLNDTMAHDQKRMEILAIPAVGILLFFIFGGVVAAALPLIIGGLTIISANGIIMMLTKVTEVNSFVGAVVSMIGLGLAIDYGLFIVSRFREELAEGYDTPAAVRRSVITAGRTVMFSATMIIASLGGLLLFPQGFLKSMAYGTIATVALAALGSITLLPAMLSVLGPRVDMLSFKQIRKTKSAEEVESSFWGRATTWVMQHPLKIAIPICVLLLLLIIPVKNLAFGGMSERYLPPDNATRIAQEEFDQTFPLRQSDPIQLIFIGENTRSIAKVMKEADKAPGLADSSGFSVPSQSPERKDLFRSSATLLDSENYEPTVDYLRSIEVPDDVTMLVGGQPTLQMDSIDALLDRIPLMIALVVLVTTVLMFLTFGSLVLPIKAALMSALGLGSTLGILTWIFVDGHGAGLLNFTPQPIMSPVLVLIIAIIYGLSTDYEVFLLSRMVEARAMGASTTEAVRIGTAHTGRIITAAALILLVVTGAFAFSDLVMMQYIAYGMIAALIIDATILRMLLVPATMKLLGDDCWWAPAWMKRIQQKIGLGEPILDDERPGGGDVVDLVKTTPVTDPVTMQMPAVGNEKQRRTPVLKRTREEIEAAAPTAHMQAVPKASRKGGRKQAPAGPTAPKKPMPSAPDPTRPRAAQAGDGPGAGESGPGTTDEPGTASRGAQPPTEGPSAPAHGPQSPPGRVPGGPEQSANLPAGSGPGRPPARPEPGRAPGAAPSDPDRGAPGRGPGGPRNDFRPPPGRVPGSESGPGRPPATPPGPERPAPPAGAQRTPAGPGAPGRPPTGPPPGRAGFASPNRRGLFASEPTEDADGQNATGRTVYPTPADAPPVPPTPQQARTTGAPPQPRPESSLRIPGAPGRTGGPTRPPAPPRPPAPESRPPARPGPGQQPSGTRPAPDQGPARPPVPPRRPAPIPPGSPRSPQDQGSQPRPMPRISNPGSGTPGAPASGLPELPRRVPGAQPPEMPGQYRAPEPPTRPAERPVPRGPRPDSLAQQSAEEPGPQQSPDPRERNSIESWMAGLRSARRQQAGQPGQPVDDAGRHQHGEGRSVSVNELLRRREQD
- a CDS encoding DUF1707 SHOCT-like domain-containing protein; translation: MGNRDLRVSDAEREHVGELLQRAVGLGMLSLGEFTERMDTALAAKTRGELNSVLVDLPGVRLIGEPATRQSAHGRPVPLPRPGDSAGSALSGMVQGGVIRPRMSGVNRRGNWQVAPVLRVNSWLSGVTLDFTQAIMTTQVVEVQVDDYASSLTLVVPQEATVDLDGLELVGSSVNNRVRSGPPIGPLHLLVHGRVRFGSVTAKQPFMAHWRRLLGN